GTGAAGGGCTGCTCGATGGGCGTGGTGGTCTCGGCCTTGTCCTCCCAGGCGCGCACCAGCGGGGCGCAGCCTTCGGCCTGCACCGCGATGAAGCGCGGCGGCGCCGCGGTCACCCAGCCCATTCCGGTCAGCTCCTCGTACGCCTTGGCGATGCCGACCAGCCCGGTGCCGCCGCCGGTCGGGTACACGAGCACGTCGGGCGCGTCCCAGCCGAGCTGCTCGGCCAGCTCGAGGCCCATCGTCTTCTTGCCCTCGAGCCGGTACGGCTCCTTCAGCGTGGCCAGATCGAACCAGCCCACCGGGCCGGCCGCCGCGGCGATGACGCGGCCCGCGTCGGCGATGGTGCCTTCCACCGTGAAGACGCGGGCGCCCGCCAGCGCGGCCTCGGCCACCGCGGCCTCCGGCGTGTCGCGGGGCACGACCACCGCCACCGGGACCCCGGCGCGCGCGCCGTACACCGCGGCGGCCCCGCCCGCGTTGCCCGCCGACGGGATCATCAACCCCTTCACCCCGAGCGTGCGCGCGCGGGTGATGGCCATGCCGAGCCCGCGCGCCTTGAAGGTGCCGGTCGGGTTCTGGCCCTCGTCCTTGGCCCACAGATGGCGCAGGCCCAGATGCGCGGCGAGGCGCGGCAGCGGCAGCAGCGGCGTGCCGCCTTCTCCGAGAGTGACCGGCTCCTCGTCCGCGCCCAGCGGAACCAGCTCGCGGAAGCGGTACATGCCGGGCGGCCGGCGGGCGAGCGCGTCCTTGGTGACGGCGGCGGCAACGCGGGCCAGGTCGTAGCGCACCGCCAGCATCTGGCCGCACTTCGCGCACACCGTCAGCAGGCCGTCCGGCCGGTGGCGGTGGCCGCACACCGTGCATTCGACGTGGGTCACGAACATGGGGGCGAGCGCGCCCCCGCCGCGCGGGCGGGGCTAGTGCGCCTTGTCCTTCTCGGCGCGATGGGCCGCGACCACCTTCTCGGCGAGCTGGCTCGGCAGCTCCTCGTAGTGCGAGAACTCCATCGAGTAGCCGCCGCGTCCGCCGGTCATGGAGCGGAGGGTGGATTCGTAGGTGAGCATCTCGGACATCGGCACCTGGGCGCGCACCGACACCACGTCGCCGTCGGGCTCCATGCCCACGATGCGGCCGCGCCGGCCGTTCATGTCGCCGATGACGTCGCCGGCGCCCTCGGCGGGCGCGGTGATCTCGACGTTCACCACCGGCTCCAGCAGGCACGGCTTGGCCTCCATGAAGCCCTTCTGCAGCCCCATGGACGCGGCGATCTGGAAGGCCATGTCCGAGGAATCCACGTCGTGATAGGAGCCGTCGTAGAGCGTGACCTTCAGGTCCACCACCGGGTAGCCGGCCAGGATGCCGCGCTTCATGCAGTCGCGGACGCCCTTCTCCACCGAGGGGATGAAGTTCCGGGGAATGGCGCCGCCGAAGATGTCGTCCACGAACTCGAAGCCGCCGCCACGGGTGAGCGGCTCGATGCGCAGCCAGGTGTCCCCGTACTGCCCGCGCCCACCGGTCTGCTTCTTGTACTTGCCCTGCACCTCGGCGCGGCCCTTCACCGTCTCCTTGTAGGGGATGCGCGGGGGCAGGAGCGAGACGTCCACGTTGTACTTGCGCTTCATCCGCTCGACCACCACCTCCACGTGGAGCTGGCCGATGCCCGAGACGAGCAATTGCTTCGTCTCCGGGTCGTAGTGGTGGTGCAGGGTGGGATCCTCGTCGGCCATCCGGTGCAGCGCGGTCGAGATCTTGTCCTCGTCGCCGCGGGTCTTGGGCTGGATCGCGAACGAGATGGCCGGCTCCGGGAACACGATGCCGGGCAGGCCCACCGGATGGCCCTCCTCGCATAGAGTGTCGCCGGTGAGCGTGTCCTTGAGCTTGGCCACGACGCCGATCTCGCCGGGGCCGAGGGACTCCACCGGCTTCTGGGTCTTGCCGGAGAGCCAGCCCAGGTGGCCGATGCGCTCGCGGCCCTCGCGGGTGGCGTTGTAGATCTGGCTGTCCGCGCGCAGGGTCCCCGAATAGACGCGAAACACCGAGAGCTTGCCCACGTGCGGATCCGAGATGGTCTTGAACACCAGCACCGACAGCGGCGCCTTCGGATCGGGGGCGCGCTGCACCGTCGCCTTCGCGCGCGGATCGGTGCCCTCGACCGCCCCCTGCTCGAGCGGGGACGGCAGCTCCTTGGCGATCAGGTCGAGCAGCGGGGCGATCCCGATGCCGCGGGTCGCCGACGCGCACAGCACCGGCACCACGTCACCCGAGGTGATGGCCCGGCGGAGCGCCTCCAGCATCTCGGCCTCGCCGATCGAGCCCTCTTCCAGATACTTGGCGAGCAGGTCGTCGTCGGTCTCCGCGGCGGCCTCGGCCAGCTTCTCGCGGTACGACCGCGCCGCCTCCGCGAGATCGCCGGGGATCTCGCCCTCCTTCATCTTGCCGTCGGCCCAGACGAGGGCCTTCATCGTGATCAGGTCCACCACGCCGTGGAACGAGGCCTCGCTGCCGATCGGCAGCTGCAGCGGAACCAGGCGGCCCTTCAGGCGCTTCTGCAGCGACTCGAGTGTGCGGAAGAAGTCGGCGCGCTCGCGGTCGAGGCGGTTGATCACGATCGCGCGCGGGAGGTTGTACTCGTTGGCGAACTTCCAGACCTTCTCGGTCT
This region of Candidatus Methylomirabilota bacterium genomic DNA includes:
- the fusA gene encoding elongation factor G → MALDTGKIRNVAFVGHGGVGKTSLVEAILFSCGATTRLGRVDDGTTTTDFDPDEIKRKISLNTAVAFCDHHGYRLNLIDTPGYGDFVADARAGLRVASAAVVVVDAIAGVQVQTEKVWKFANEYNLPRAIVINRLDRERADFFRTLESLQKRLKGRLVPLQLPIGSEASFHGVVDLITMKALVWADGKMKEGEIPGDLAEAARSYREKLAEAAAETDDDLLAKYLEEGSIGEAEMLEALRRAITSGDVVPVLCASATRGIGIAPLLDLIAKELPSPLEQGAVEGTDPRAKATVQRAPDPKAPLSVLVFKTISDPHVGKLSVFRVYSGTLRADSQIYNATREGRERIGHLGWLSGKTQKPVESLGPGEIGVVAKLKDTLTGDTLCEEGHPVGLPGIVFPEPAISFAIQPKTRGDEDKISTALHRMADEDPTLHHHYDPETKQLLVSGIGQLHVEVVVERMKRKYNVDVSLLPPRIPYKETVKGRAEVQGKYKKQTGGRGQYGDTWLRIEPLTRGGGFEFVDDIFGGAIPRNFIPSVEKGVRDCMKRGILAGYPVVDLKVTLYDGSYHDVDSSDMAFQIAASMGLQKGFMEAKPCLLEPVVNVEITAPAEGAGDVIGDMNGRRGRIVGMEPDGDVVSVRAQVPMSEMLTYESTLRSMTGGRGGYSMEFSHYEELPSQLAEKVVAAHRAEKDKAH
- a CDS encoding threonine synthase, whose translation is MFVTHVECTVCGHRHRPDGLLTVCAKCGQMLAVRYDLARVAAAVTKDALARRPPGMYRFRELVPLGADEEPVTLGEGGTPLLPLPRLAAHLGLRHLWAKDEGQNPTGTFKARGLGMAITRARTLGVKGLMIPSAGNAGGAAAVYGARAGVPVAVVVPRDTPEAAVAEAALAGARVFTVEGTIADAGRVIAAAAGPVGWFDLATLKEPYRLEGKKTMGLELAEQLGWDAPDVLVYPTGGGTGLVGIAKAYEELTGMGWVTAAPPRFIAVQAEGCAPLVRAWEDKAETTTPIEQPFT